GGAGAATTTGAGACCTCATCCGCAACATTGTTGAGAAATTGCCAATAATGGACCAATTCGGTTTCGGTTTGTAGCCATGTAGGAATCATCAAGCCCAATTAAGTCTTGTTTTTTGTCCCTGCAGTTGGtgtaagggcatctccaacagagtagctaaactcaatttttagctatatataactatttctAATGCAAAATTcagctccaacagactagctataggtaagttaaatttaactataGCTAAAATggttagctatatttagctagagtatcctacatagctaaagcaaaacttatatttctctctcttcttttgtccacatgtcagtttacgatTTGGTAAAATATAGTTATTATTTACAAATAGCTATCATTGCTAAAGCAACATTGCTAAATCAATACCTATATTTCACaattttagctaaatttaactaagaAACAATttctactgttggagatgctctaagagcATTTCCAACAGAGtagctaaatttaatttttagctatatttaactatttttgaagcaaaattcaactccaacagactagctatagcttagctatatttaactttagctaaattggctagctatatttagctagatcctacatagctaaagcaaaagttatatttatctctcatcttttgtccacatgtcagtttacgatTCGATGAAATATAATATATCACTTACAAATAGCTATCATTGatggagcaacattgttaaatcaatagctatatttcacaagtttagctaaatttaactaaaaaataaattctactgttggagatgctctaacatTTGACAATTTTGCCTATGTTTGCTTATTTTGTTGAAGTCCACCGCTTTCATGTTTCATCAGTCGGGGCTGTTGAGCATATCATCaacattgagagagagagagagagagagaggttctcagttgttattattttttgactTAGAGGGAATAGGAGGACCATAGTCTAATACTAACTTAATTTCGGAGAACCTATTGGGCTAACCccaagtttttttaattattcggccatcaaggaaaaggaaaagtcACGTCCATATTTGGGCCGCTAGGGCTCCTCTCTGCAACCAGTTTAGGTATTCTCCTTCTAGACTACTATTTACTTTCAGCATTCTCTCGAGTCTCCTCGACCAGCTTATGTTTAGGTTTCCTCTCCTCTCATACTTGAAGAGTTGAAGACGAtggggggaggaggaggaggagagtgtCATGCAATAGGGATTGACTTAGGGACAACCTATTCATGCGTAGCAGTATGGGAGCACGATCATGTAGAAATCATAGTGAATGATCAGGGAAACAGGACAACTCCATCTTATGTTGCCTTTACTGACTCAGAGCTATTCGTAGGCGACGCTGCATTTAACCAGATCATTAAAAATCCCACAAACTCAATCTTTGGTACGGTCTTCTTCCCACACCCGCAACATTAAAATTCATAGTCATCTGTTTTTCAATGTAGCACGCTTTATATTCCTTTGAGATTCTTATATTTCGAATACCCTAATAGCATACACTACACAGTATTAGTTGTTGGTATCCTTTATTATGTAGGGACTGAGTATTGATTTGAATAGTATAGACCAAGATTACGAGAGTACCGTGAAGCTTAATGTGTGATTAAATTTATTGttgctttgtattttcaatTAGCTCTTTGCGGTTTGAAGGGTTTTAGCTTTCTTGTCCACTCCCTATTaatttgtttctgttttgtaaatttcactaaaaaaaaaaattaagggtgATTTATCTATGTAAGTGTTGCAGTGACCGTGGTGCACGCTTATCCGAAAGATAAATTGTAGGTATTGAAAAATCTTGAATAATTTCAGTGACTATGCTCGTGTTCCGGAGTATATATCATATTGCGAATCTGGAGACAAAGTAGATTAACTGTTAAAGATCTAGACTCCAGAGTATGACATACTGTGCAGTACCATACATAGGAGATTAATTAGGAGGTCTCTCTAAAGAGTCCATCACCTATATCTCGGAGCTAAGTACTTGCTTTTTAACTCCAGCTCTTAAGAAAGTTTGATATTTCATGCAAAAAAGGTTTAATACTTCATTGACTATAATACTGTTTTTGGtctaaatattttattattccTATTGCACTCTTTCTTCAACATAGGCTATTTCACAATTTCACATTGTTTAAAACATGCACTAGATAGAAACGATGGTGCAAATAAACATGCTCAATCAGTAGCCATATATGACAGAGTAGTTGTGGCATAAGAAAGGAGCTACTGGGAGAATTTGGAAAGTCATAAAttcatttagaatttcaaacaaAAGATAACCGAAATTATGTTCATATGACCTGTTTCTTCTTGATCATTGACTTGCTCTTTTGGCATGCATGTGTTTCTAAATTGAACTTTCGTCTGCAGATGCAAAGCGTTTAATAGGCAGGAGATATAGTGACGCCTCATTTCAAAATGATCTTAAACTCTGGCCATTCAAGGTTACTGAAGGTCCTGCTGAGAAGCCCATGATTGTAGTTACCCACAAGGGCGAAGAGAAACAGTTTTCTGCTGAAGAAATCTCATCTATGGTTCTCGCAAAGATGCGGGAAGTTGCTGAGGCTTATCTTGGTTCACCTGTGAAAAATGCAGTTATCACCGTCCCTGCCTACTTCAATAATTCACAGCGTCAGGCTACAAATGATGCCGCAGTCATTGCTGGCCTAAACGTGATGCGTATCATCAACGAACCAACTGCAGCAGCCATTGCTTATGGACTTGACAGAAAGGGCGGCTGGTATAGCAAGAGAAATGTTATGATATTTGATTTCGGCGGTGGTACACTAGATGTGTCATTGCTTACAATAGGTGATGGTATATTCGAAGTGAAGGCTACAGCTGGAGACACTCACCTTGGAGGTGAAGATCTTGATAACAGAATGGTGAGCTATTGTGTTGAGGAATTCAAGAAAAAGCACAATCTAGACATCACTGGAAACTCTAGAACTCTTAGGAGGTTAAGAAATGCATGTGAGAAGGCAAAGAGGAGACTTTCATTTGCGTCTATAGTTGACATTGAAATTGATTGTTTGGATTTCTATACTACTATCACTCGAGCCAAGTTTGAACAACTCAACAAAGACTTGTTCAACAAGTGCATGGACCCTGTGAGAAAGTGTTTAAGCGATGCTAAAATGAAGATAAGCAATGTCCATGATGTTGTTCTTGCGGGTGGCTCTTCTAGAATTCCCAAAGTGCAGGAACTATTAAAAGATGTCTTCAAAGGGAAGGAGCTGTGCAAGGGAGTTAATCCAGATGAGGCAATCGCCTATGGAGCTGCTGTTCAAGCTGCAGTTTTGAAGGGGCATCAAGATCGGAAACTTCAAGACTTCGCTCTCTTGGATGTCACCCCTCTGTCACTTGGGTTGGAGAGTACCAAACTTGATAGGCTCGAGAAATACAtgaatgttgtgattccaaagaaCACGAGAATACCTGTGATGAAGAGAACAAAAATAACTACTATTTATGACAACCAACGGTCGATCGAATTCCCCATATATGAGGGTGAGAGTAGAGTAGCCAAAGAGAATAAGTTTTTGGGCGAATTTAGCCTCTTCGACATTCCTCTGGCTCCCAAGCATGTTCCTAGGTTCAATGTTTGCTTTGATATTGACGCAAGTGGTATCCTGCGTGTCTCAGCAGAGGACATGGCTACTGGGCAGAGAAAAGAGATTACGATCAACAGTGACAGAAGAAATTTTGGAATTGAGAACTTGAGTCTTGCTGACAGTCGATAGTCTTTTTTTTCCAAGTGTAGTAGTGCATTGCGCATATGTTGGGTCCTTAATTAGCTAATGGACTTGGGTGTGTTTTGCTGCCATAACTTTGGTAGAAGTCTTTGTTTTTGAGTTATAAGGGTCATATTTTGCTGGAAGTAGCTCTAGTGTTGGGCAGATAATTGGTGCTAAATCTAATTATACATGTTGCATAAGCTGGTGGGAACTATCTTTAGCAAAAGCCTGAATTTATTGCAGATGTAATTGCAGAAATTTGTGAAGTATATCTGATCCGTCAGGCGTCAGTACTATATAACAGTTACAAAGGTAAATCCTATTTCGACTGAAAACTGTAATTACGAAGTTTTTCCGGGCACTGTAATTTTAACTCAATTTTACACCTACCAACACCACTTTAGGttcaatctaatccaacctTCATTTTTGTTCCTCGGACGATGTggtttttgttaatcattgcgtTTTAATTCAAATTTTCACGCGCTGTGCATGATTTTCAGGATATAGTCTAAGTTATGAcacgttaaaaaaaaaaaattgtacgaTTTCCCCCATTTTACCAactttgagggaaaaaaaaaattccatttttcAACCTCATCGATATACATTGAAGATCTATCCGTGTGTGTGGTTCCTGGTGCGATCCAATTGTCATGGCCCACTACATTCACTAGTGAATAGTACTTCCCGACTACTCTCATTCCTAGTAAACTGAAGGGATCTAGTTACATTCCTAGCCGAAAAGGAAATGGGCTCTAGTTTAGATGGTTCAGTATCATTGGGGTTTTTCtaactttaaatttcaaaaaataaacGTAATTCATGTGGCAGCCAACTACTACATCATTACAAATGGCGCCTAATCCCATCAATGTCAGAAAGGCTCTGGCTTTGCGTATAAAACCTTGCAAAAAATCGATCTTTTCTGATCTTCTCGTTCTAATAACTCACGTTTCTGTGGTTAAACGGTTAAACCAGCTCAGTTGACTCATTTCACTTGTATCTTCCCCAAGGGGCTTGCTTTTCTCTTACCTCTTCACTGTTTTCAACTCTGTCTCTTCTTCAAGAAGAAGCCCTCATTCTGTCTTTTCAAGGACTTCAAGAAACCCATCACTGAGTTTTTGAGCCAAAAATGGAGGGAAAAGAAGAACATGCAATAGGGATCGACCTGGGAACCACGTACTCGTGTGTTGCAGTGTGGCAGCACGGTCGTGTTGAGATCATAGCCAACGAACAGGGAAACAGGACGACTCCGTCTTACGTTGCCTTTACCGACTCCGAGAGCTTGGTCGGCGATGGAGCTATTAACCATGTGGCCAGAAACCTCACCAACACCGTCTTTGGTATGTTCATCTTTCCCTGTGTACACTCATATATaggttttgagtttggtttAGGGTTTGTAGGATTGTTGGCTAAGAACGAGCATGAATCAAATAGGAGTGTAAATGGTGGAAAATATATACTAGTGGCTGGCTGGGAACTACAAATCTTTCACTTATTAGTTAGACCAAGTCCTTGATATTCGATTTTATACTTGGACTTTACCCACAATAAATTTGATACAGTACTCTTGTGATTTAGGGAAAAAAGTCTTTGATCTATTGGTACAATTACTATTAGTCCTCCGCAGGTTTAGATTGAAACTTGGTTGTCTTAAACAATTGGAGGTAGTAGGCTCAATTAGGTTGAACACGAACTTACATAATAAGAATTCGACATATCATACGATCAGGGCAACAGGACTACACCATCTTATGTTGCATTCACCGACCCTGAGAGCTTAATTGGTGATGCAGCATGTAACTAAATCCTGAGGAACCCTACCAACTCAATCTTTGGTCGGACTGTTATCTTCTAAGACCAccaattttattttgattttctcaTCTGTTAAATTGTTGCTCTGTGGATGTCTTTttaaagttttgagttttgactgcTTTCTCTTTGATCTGATATATAGCTACAGAATGTGTGCCTAAGTTTGAGGTTACGGTATGCGTGCCTAAGTTTGAGCTTGCTGGATAGGCAAATGGGTTAGGATTATAAAAAGTTGGGGGTTCAGTCTGCTTTAGTATAATTAATCAAAGCTTTCTTAAGTCCTGTTAAAAGAAGGTTGGGGTTTTAGGAGCTCAAAGTTTTATGTCTTAAGTTTCATCTTTGGTTCATTGAAGGAGAGAGTGTTTTCCTATTTGTTCGGTAGTACACCTACTCAACTCTGACTGACTATATCAGGTTAACATATTTTTGATAGAGTACAGCTCAGAAAAAGTGGGGATATTTTTTAGTGATATGATCTAAAATCGCATCAATATGTCAATTTGCAGATGCAAAGAGGTTGATTGGCAGGAAATTCTGTGATGCCACTGTTCAAAGTGATTTGAAACTCTGGCCATTCAAGGTCGTTGAAGGTCCTGATGATAAGCCTATGATTGTGGTTAACCACGAGGGACAGCTAAAGAAGTTTGCTGCTGATGAAATCTCATCCATGGTTCTCACAAAGATGCGGAAGACTGCTGAAGCCTACCTCGGATCAAATGTGACGAATGCAGTTATCACTGTCCCTACTTACTTCACTATCTCTAAACATCAGGCTACAAAAGATGCAGGTGCCACTGCAGGCCTAAATGTGATGCACATCATCAATGAACCAACTGCTGCAGCTATTGCATATGGCATTGACAAGAAGGCTGGTGGATATAGGAAGAAAAATGTGCTGATATTTGATTTAGGTGGTGGTACTTTAGATGTGTCACTACTGAGTATCTGTGATGGTGTTTTTGAAGTTAAAGCCACGGCGGGAGAGACTCATCTTGGAGGTGGAGACTTTGATAAAAGAATGGTGAATTACTGTGTAGAGCAATTCAAGAGGAAGCATAAGGTGGACCTTATTGGAAACGCTAGAGCTCCTAGGCGGTTAAGAAATGAATGCGAGAAGGCAAAGAGGAGGCTTTCATCTACGACTACAACAGAGATTGAAATTGACTGTTTGGGATAAAGAGAATGATTTCTATGCAACTATTACCCGTGCTAATTTGAACAATTGAATGTTGATTTCTTCAACAAATGTACGAAGCCTGTCGAGAAGTGTTTGAGGGATGCTAAGATGGATGTAAACAGTGTCCACAATGCTGTTCTTGCTGGTGGATCTTCTAGGGGGTAGGAGTTGCTGTTCTTGCTGGTGGATGTAAACAGTGTCCAAAGTGCAGCAGTTACTACAGGATTTGTTCAGGGGGAAGGAGCTTTGCAAGGGAttaatcctgatgaggctataGCATATGGTGCTGCAGTTCAAGCTGCAGTCTTGAGTGGGAATGGAAATGAGAAGCTTCAAGGTTTTACTCTCTTGGATGTCATTCCTCTATCACTTGGAGTGGAGACTAATGATTTTGGTGAGCCACATTTTATGTGGGTTGTGCTTCCAAGAAACACCAGAATCCCCGTGACAAGAACGGAATTATTTTGGAAACTTCCATTGACAACCAggtttcagttccattctcaatTTATGAGGACCAGAGTTCAGCAACTTTAGATAATAACTTTTTGGGTAAATTTTGTCTGCATGGCAGTCCTGCAGCACCTGCAGGTGTAGTTTCCTTTGAACTTGGCTTTGATATTTATGCAAATGGTATCCTGACTGTCTCAGCCGTTGTCAGGGGCACTgcccagaagaaaaagaaaaagattacaATCATCACTAATAAATTGTGAAGAAACTGATGGCATGAAGTAAGAAGGCATATTTTATGCCACAGTACTGGAAGCGAAATGACTTGCATATGAATAAATTGATCAGAAAAACTTGCATATGAATAAATTCATCATtctgatattttaatagttttaCCCCATATCTTCAAGTTTTATGCAAGGCTTGATGACCTTGTCTGAATATTGTACTAGAATATGAATGTTCTACACTGAACTGGTAATTTAATTGAATAATGGGAGCGGGGAGAAATATGAGTTCATTAACATATTACTGAATTAAGTTTCATTCATATTTCTAATATTGTGCTATTATCACTGTAAATTAGTAAATCCATGAGGGCATGCCTCCTTTGTTTTGTTCGGTAATGAATGAGTGACTCAATGGAGGGAGGCAACCAGCAATCCCTTTGTTGGCTTGGTTATTTCATATGTTATGAGATGTCATTTTGCTTCTTACAGTATAAGTATCTGCTTCACTATGTCTATTGCCAGTCTGCAGTGTAGTTCAATAGTGGAAAGCATCCATTGTTTAGGTCACTCTTCAAGGATAGCATTGGAAACTCTCTGCAACGACTGTACTCTTCTAAAGTTCTCAAGGTGCATTAATTATATAATGATGGAATGTCTTCAAGTGGATGGTGTTGCACAAGGCTGTGCTCATGTTGCAGTGTCGAGTCAAAATCTTAGCGAGGAGCTTCAATCAAGGTGTCACACACTTTTGTGGGGAGTACTCGTAGTACTGTAAGTAAATGAAGCATTACACTTTTTCTGGTGCCACTTTCTTTGATATTTACTTTTGGCAAGAAGTTGACACTTTTCTTATGTAAATTTTGTTTATAGCTTCCTTGGGAGATCGGTCAGAGAGGCCCATGATTTTTCAGAGGAGTTGGGTTGCTGCTACACTCATGGAGAATACCAAAATACTGATCTGTTTCCAACTGTAATGGTCAACATCCCCACCTCTCTTCTTCATCCATCTCTGAGCTGATACGCTTTTTAGGTTTCTGTGCACCTCTCactaatttgtttttctttttaaataagtGCAGCATAGAATACAGATCATTATATAAGTGAAGGATCGTGTAtgtattttgggttttaatagCCTTCATTTTTGTTCTGCAGAATTATGTTCAAGTCAACGGTTGAGTTACCAGTATAGGGTTTGTATCATTTTTCAACTGCTAATTACTTAAGCAGAAAAGAGTCTCTGTGCATGTTCAGTCCACTAGTCAATGATTTATGCTTGGGCATTTTACTTGTAATATTGAAATCATTtgcctcctctctctctctttatgcgCGCgagcgcgcacacacacacacatacatacatcaTACTAGTGATTGatcatatatatttatttgcttTGGTAGGGTGTGGAACTGTTGAAGGAGTCTCTGCAGTCCAAATCGGTCCTCACAAATGTCTTCCTTGGGAAGAAAGCTGGGATTGGCATTGATATCTTGGAGCCACTACGTAAAGGTGGGATTTAATGATCATGCTTTTGGATTTCATAACTTTTTTATGGGAGTCGAATGTTTAGACTCTGAAGGAAAACTTTCTTATGTAATATGCTTTTTAAGCAGCGTGCTAGTTGAATGTTCTAATATAACTATGTGGCTATCTTTAATCAGTGTTTTCATAAAATTTGTGGATTCATTTTCAATTGGTTTATTGGTCTCAGACCAACATCATATATGCTCTTAAGGTACGCGAAGatgtttaattatatatttagcTAAAACTCCCCGGACTTTTTTAACCCTGCCTGTAATATTGAAATGCCATTGGATCTTAGTGGGGGTCACCTATATTGTACCATTGATCAGTCTTTTAACATTTGATCCGTCTAAAGAATCCCACTTTATAACTTTATGATCAAACTTTTAAGGTTTGAGATCTGAATGCGAGTCTGGAGCTTTAATTTGAGTGAGGACTTTATCAAAGACCTAGTAAGACCAAGACTTTTTAAAGGTGGAAGAGTATAGCTGTAAAGAATAGATAAAATCCTTTCGGCAAAAGAAAAGATACACATACCTAGTCATctcttgaagaaaaagaaaagaaccacAAGAGCTGGTCCAATTATTTTGAAGATCAAAGTCAGCCAGTCAGGTTTATAAATAGGTCTTTTACCTTCAATTATAAATAAGCGATTTGCTGAAGATCAAAGTCAGGTCTATAAATAGGtcttttaaaattttcataatttttcattACATCTCTTCTCTATTTATCTTCCCAAAGAtctcatttttttattattttatttcccTCTTCATCCAGTGTCCTCTCTCTGAGTCATAATTAGTAATTAACTGCCTATTTACTCTTCCTCTCGACTCTCTTCAACTCCATCTTCCTCTCTCTGAACCCCAAATAAATTCCATAGAACGATTGCATTCCCCAACACGACTAGACTCTGCATCACTTAATTCAGCTCTTTTTATATAAAAATCAACCAACCCTTGTAGA
This portion of the Rosa chinensis cultivar Old Blush chromosome 1, RchiOBHm-V2, whole genome shotgun sequence genome encodes:
- the LOC112170457 gene encoding heat shock 70 kDa protein 4, which codes for MGGGGGGECHAIGIDLGTTYSCVAVWEHDHVEIIVNDQGNRTTPSYVAFTDSELFVGDAAFNQIIKNPTNSIFDAKRLIGRRYSDASFQNDLKLWPFKVTEGPAEKPMIVVTHKGEEKQFSAEEISSMVLAKMREVAEAYLGSPVKNAVITVPAYFNNSQRQATNDAAVIAGLNVMRIINEPTAAAIAYGLDRKGGWYSKRNVMIFDFGGGTLDVSLLTIGDGIFEVKATAGDTHLGGEDLDNRMVSYCVEEFKKKHNLDITGNSRTLRRLRNACEKAKRRLSFASIVDIEIDCLDFYTTITRAKFEQLNKDLFNKCMDPVRKCLSDAKMKISNVHDVVLAGGSSRIPKVQELLKDVFKGKELCKGVNPDEAIAYGAAVQAAVLKGHQDRKLQDFALLDVTPLSLGLESTKLDRLEKYMNVVIPKNTRIPVMKRTKITTIYDNQRSIEFPIYEGESRVAKENKFLGEFSLFDIPLAPKHVPRFNVCFDIDASGILRVSAEDMATGQRKEITINSDRRNFGIENLSLADSR
- the LOC112182682 gene encoding LOW QUALITY PROTEIN: heat shock cognate 70 kDa protein (The sequence of the model RefSeq protein was modified relative to this genomic sequence to represent the inferred CDS: substituted 4 bases at 4 genomic stop codons) encodes the protein MEGKEEHAIGIDLGTTYSCVAVWQHGRVEIIANEQGNRTTPSYVAFTDSESLVGDGAINHVARNLTNTVFDAKRLIGRKFCDATVQSDLKLWPFKVVEGPDDKPMIVVNHEGQLKKFAADEISSMVLTKMRKTAEAYLGSNVTNAVITVPTYFTISKHQATKDAGATAGLNVMHIINEPTAAAIAYGIDKKAGGYRKKNVLIFDLGGGTLDVSLLSICDGVFEVKATAGETHLGGGDFDKRMVNYCVEQFKRKHKVDLIGNARAPRRLRNECEKAKRRLSSTTTTEIEIDCLGXREXFLCNYYPCXFEQLNVDFFNKCTKPVEKCLRDAKMDVNSVHNAVLAGGSSRGXELLFLLVDVNSVQSAAVTTGFVQGEGALQGINPDEAIAYGAAVQAAVLSGNGNEKLQGFTLLDVIPLSLGVETNDFGEPHFMWVVLPRNTRIPVTRTELFWKLPLTTRFQFHSQFMRTRVQQL